ACTAGCAAATAAGCAATACGAACGAAAAGATATTGCAGTAATTAATAAACGCCCCACTCCTGTAAAAGTGTTGAAAACAGAAGGAACAAACATCAAAAAAGCTGTTTATGATTCAAAATCAACAGTCGATTATTACGGAGTATACAAAGGCAGAGCAATTTATTTTGAGGCAAAGTCTACTAAAAGTCATACGAGCTTTTCACTAGCAAACATCGGTGATCACCAGTTAGAACATTTGGCAAAGACAGAATTAAATGGCGCCCTGTGCTTCTTTCTAATCGAGTTTGCAAGTAAGAGGGAGGTTTACTTTGTCCCATACTCATTCATTCGAATTTACGTGCTTAACGCCCGTCTAGGAGGCCGTAAAAGCATCCCTTATGACGAGTTCGAAGTTTACGCTTACTTGGTTCAGAAATCTCAAAGGGCCTCACTGGATTACCTGGTATACGTAGATCGGATGATGGGAGTGGCGTGAATGGGGTACATCTCAGCGAAAAAAGCTAACAAATTAGCTGGTGAAGGTAATTTCAAAGGCCGTCCATTATACATTGCTTGTGAAGAGTACGACTTCATCTGGATGGAAAGTGAAATAGATACGGTACGGCAGTTATGGAGAAAAGGAGAATCTATTGTCGATATCGCTAAAACGGTAAAAAGACATGTTAACGAGGTAGCAATACTCATCATGGATCAAAACGAACATGGAGAGATTGGAAACCGTAGAGGTGGCGTGTTCGGACACGTTAGCTAGGTAAGTCAATAAATCAAGAGGAGTGAGCCTTGATGAATACACAGGACAATCAAATAGTTAAAGAAATGTTGAACAAAGAGCAACTAGATTGGCAGAAACAAGTCATTCGTGAGGAGATGGAAACCGAATGAACTACGGCTTTACATGGATAGAGATTGACGATGCTCAGGCGCTTAGAGAGTGGGCGGAGTGCAAGAGTTACTCTCCAGACAATGGATAAGCTTCACCAGCTCTTCCAAACACCAAATGCACGACATGATACTGCCGCACGGGTAGATCAGGAAAAACAAAACGAACGTTATCTCTGTTTGGAATAGCTTCAACTTCAAAAGGGATGCTGTGTAGTCGAAACTTTCGAATTAGCCTAGCAGATCGGCTACACGGCACTAGATAATAAAACGATTTTTGCATGATATATCACTCCTTGTTGCCATTGTAGTGCGAGGAGCTGGGACAAAAATAGGGAGAATGAGAAATGGCTATAAACGAGGGAATGTTTACTTCAAGTACTGATTTATGGGAGACACCGCAAGATTTCTTCAACCAGTTAAACAAAGAGTTTGGCTTCCAGTTAGACGTTTGCGCACTACCAGAAAACGCAAAATGCGAAAGGTATTTCTCCCCTGATGAGGATGGTCTACAGCAAGAATGGACGGGCATTTGTTGGATGAATCCCCCTTATGGAAGACAGATAGGTAAGTGGATAAAGAAAGCTTACGAATCGTCTCTTAATGGAGCTACTGTAGTGTGTTTAATTCCAGCAAGAACAGATGCAAGTTGGTGGCATGCCCATTGTATGAAAGGTGAAATTCGATTAGTTAAAGGACGTCTGAAGTTCGGCGGCAGTAAATGGAATGCACCTTTTCCTAATGCTGTAGTGATTTTTAGGAAAGTAGGATCTCAACATTCATATAAAGCGATAGATAAGTACGGTTATTTCATCTAACTGAGAAAAAAGAAAGGGGGCAGCAATGTCTTGGGTACAGATTCATAAAGGGGATAAACGAGCGCTGGAGCTGGCTGACAGGCATTACACCCGTCAAAAGCCAGGAAGCAATCAATTTTGTAGACCAGGTAAAAATCTAGTTTTGCTCACGGAAGATGAAAAGGCTCTATGGGTAACATGGTGCGGGATACGGGATGATGGATGGAACGCATGGGAATGCACAATATTTCGCAACGAGGGAAGTTATCTATCAAGCCACCTCATAGTTATGGCTTTGGGTATTACTAAGCATTTATGGGGTGAGCCTCCAGCAGATGGAATCATTACTTATGTAGGGGCTCATTTAAAGGGCGGATGCTTTCATGCGGCAGGTTTTAAAAAGGCTGGTTGGAGTAAAAAAGGTAAATTACTTTTGCAATTACCTAAAGATCGGATGCCACCAGCTCTACAACCTGCCGAAGACGGACTATTTAGACACGATATTGTGATTGCATGATATCACACTCCTTTTGATAGAGCATATCTCTATCATTTGGGACAAAAATAGGAGGCGCTAGAATGAGGGAGATAAAGTTTCAAGCATATTGGAAAGAGAAAGGCATTATGTTAGGGGTTTCTTCAATTGATTTTAGTACCTATGTAAGTGATGGAAAAAGTTCTAACCTCTCACGGTTCTACACTCTTGATGACTTTGAGGATGAATCAAACTACCTCCCAAAGGGAACTAATTTTAATTTATACCTCGATGAAGTTGAGATGCGCCAATACACCGGACTCCACGACAAGACCAAATGGGATGATTTAACTAAGCTAGAACAACAAGAATGGCTAAACAAAGGAAAGACTCAAGAGGATTGGAAAGGCAAAGAGATTTATAAAGGAGATATTGTTCAAATAAGCGATCATCCTTTTTATGATTCGATAACCGTCAATGGCAATTATGAAGTAGGTTACAACGAGCAAATGGAGCTTTGTTGTGGTAGCTGGTTATTATTTCGAGTGAAGCATTATGCAGAAGTTATCGGCAATATCTACGAAAATCCAGAGCTGCTGTAGGAGGGATTTAAAATGGGAGCTTATGACACGCCGTCGAAAAAGTGCCCTTATTGTGGAACTGAGTGTGAAGCTGATTGGGTGGATGTTGGTGTTGGAATGGTGCAATGTGGTCCATACCATTGTGAAAATTGCCATGCAAGTGAGATAGGGCCAGAGATAAAGAAATGGCATGCCTACGATTTTGAGGAGGATAAAGCGATCTGGAAGGAGGGACACCCTTTCTCTGAAAAGGAGATTGAAACGGGGTGGTACGATCCTAAAAGCAAGAAAGTTCCCCTTATGCAAATACGGTTAATGGCAAACTTGTAGATCATCAAACAGCGCGAGTTGCTTACGAATTGGGGTTACTTGATGAAAAGCTAATTTAACAACACACGATTTGTAAATTGAAAAGGGGAGCTTTTGAAATGGATAAAATTATCACGGTACGCACTCTTGAATCGTTTTCTGTCCATAATCATGACAAGGACGAGACGGAACTGTTAAGTGAAGTAGAAAAGGGAGAGGTATTGCTAGCTTACCTTCATGAGGGGTCTGGAGAATACTTTGTAAAAGATAGACAGGGCAGGGATATGTATGTGGGCGAGTTAGACATTCATGAAAATCTAAATTTAGATAGCGGATTTAAGCTTGTTCAGATCGGAATGACCGTTGAACACAAGAAGAACTTTCTATTCAAAGCTATAGCAAGCATGGGTCACGGTTCTGGTCATATGTCACGGGCGAATAATTGCGTCGCGGATATTGAAGATGTGCCTGAAGAGCTGAAAGCAAGAATGAAGCAAATCAACGAACAGATTCATGGCTTGCAAGAGGAGTTGCGGATGATTCGGGATTCGCTTCATTTGCAAAAGCAGTTGCGGATGATTCGGGATTCACTTCATGAATGCTGCCCAGATTGCTCGCCAGATGAGAACTAAATACAACGCACGATAAATGGGAGGAAAGAATGGGGACTATCAAACACAACGCTATTGTGGTAACAGGTTCTGACTATGCAATGGACAAATTGGAGCTGGTTCATAACAAGGCCCAGGAGCTATTTGGATCACTAGTTTCTCCAATAATAGAAAGCCACTTGAACGGTTATCAAAGTTTCTTTGTTGCTCCAGATGGCAGTAAAGAGAGATGGGAAGAATCGAATGAAGGGGATAGACAAAGAAAAGAGCTTGGAAACTTCATTGATTCTATGGCATATGAGGACGGTTCAAACCCCATTCGTTATGTAGATGTCTCGTACAACGAAATTCATGGAGAAAAAATTGAAAAAACGAACCGCGATTTGCAGATGGGGGTGCAGGAATGGTCAACCTAATCAAAATCGAGAAGTTGGAAGAAATGACGAAATATGAAGACTCAAAGAACTCTGAAACAACACGCTCTAGTAAAAAGTGGACAAAGGGCGTGCCTATCATTTTGGTTCATGAAGATGGAAGGGTAATTGTCACAGATCATTGGATTTATCTTAGCCACTACGATGAACTGGTTTACAACAAGAAAAAGAATTCATGGTGCCAAGGGTCGAAGTGTTACGACATAGGAAAATCACACATCAAAGAAATTTATATTGTTCAAGCGATTTAACAAACCATTGCTGAAAGGGAGGAGTTCGATATGAATACATGCACTTGCGGAGGCACACCGTTTACAGATTCTAAATGCAAACCTTGCTTAGAGACGTCTATCCAGAAAGGAAAGGCGCGGATTGTCGAGTTGCAAGAACGGATCAGTGATATTGAATGCACTTTGGA
This is a stretch of genomic DNA from Brevibacillus laterosporus DSM 25. It encodes these proteins:
- a CDS encoding Holliday junction resolvase RecU, with protein sequence MRVNTSYANRGMAFEQMLELANKQYERKDIAVINKRPTPVKVLKTEGTNIKKAVYDSKSTVDYYGVYKGRAIYFEAKSTKSHTSFSLANIGDHQLEHLAKTELNGALCFFLIEFASKREVYFVPYSFIRIYVLNARLGGRKSIPYDEFEVYAYLVQKSQRASLDYLVYVDRMMGVA
- a CDS encoding DNA N-6-adenine-methyltransferase — protein: MAINEGMFTSSTDLWETPQDFFNQLNKEFGFQLDVCALPENAKCERYFSPDEDGLQQEWTGICWMNPPYGRQIGKWIKKAYESSLNGATVVCLIPARTDASWWHAHCMKGEIRLVKGRLKFGGSKWNAPFPNAVVIFRKVGSQHSYKAIDKYGYFI
- a CDS encoding YopX family protein, translating into MREIKFQAYWKEKGIMLGVSSIDFSTYVSDGKSSNLSRFYTLDDFEDESNYLPKGTNFNLYLDEVEMRQYTGLHDKTKWDDLTKLEQQEWLNKGKTQEDWKGKEIYKGDIVQISDHPFYDSITVNGNYEVGYNEQMELCCGSWLLFRVKHYAEVIGNIYENPELL